The proteins below come from a single Prochlorococcus marinus str. MIT 9215 genomic window:
- a CDS encoding ABC transporter permease, producing MKFLEANNFFGYSFSMLSNDIFAPPSLNHFCGTDRLGRDVCLRTLQGSSLAIEVVFLAILFSLSLGLPLGLLSGYFGGFFDKCLSLIMDTIFSIPVILLSVVVAFVLGKGILNAALALCIVYSPQYFRLIRNQTILVKSETYVEAAQVAGADVKKIIFKYILPNVITPLPILLTLNAADAVLVLGSLGFLGLGVPADVPEWGSDLNLALAALPTGIWWTALFPGLAMFFLVLGLSFIGEDLEEIFDSQNSE from the coding sequence ATGAAATTTTTAGAGGCCAATAATTTTTTTGGCTATTCATTTTCAATGTTAAGCAATGATATCTTTGCCCCTCCTTCTCTTAATCATTTTTGTGGCACAGATAGATTAGGAAGAGATGTTTGCTTAAGAACTTTGCAAGGATCATCATTAGCGATAGAAGTTGTATTCTTAGCTATTCTTTTTTCATTAAGTTTGGGTTTGCCATTGGGATTATTAAGTGGATATTTTGGTGGTTTTTTTGATAAATGCTTATCACTAATAATGGATACTATTTTTTCAATACCTGTAATTTTGCTTTCAGTTGTTGTGGCTTTTGTATTGGGTAAGGGTATCCTTAACGCGGCTTTGGCATTGTGTATTGTTTACTCTCCTCAATATTTTAGATTAATCAGAAATCAGACAATATTGGTTAAATCCGAAACTTATGTGGAGGCAGCTCAAGTTGCAGGAGCTGATGTTAAAAAAATTATTTTTAAATATATTCTCCCAAATGTAATAACACCATTGCCTATTCTGCTTACCCTAAATGCTGCAGATGCTGTTTTGGTATTAGGAAGTTTAGGATTTTTAGGACTTGGAGTTCCTGCAGATGTCCCAGAGTGGGGAAGTGATTTAAATCTGGCTCTTGCCGCTTTACCCACAGGTATCTGGTGGACGGCCTTGTTCCCAGGTTTAGCAATGTTTTTTTTAGTTTTAGGTCTTTCTTTTATAGGAGAGGACCTGGAAGAAATTTTTGATAGTCAAAATTCTGAATAA
- the trmH gene encoding tRNA (guanosine(18)-2'-O)-methyltransferase TrmH, giving the protein MSILPRRFERIKSVLDCRMKNLTVLVEDVNKPHNLSAILRTCDAAGVFEANFISKTNAVKTFNSTAQGSQKWVKLNNHENTIKAISDLKNKGFKLYGTTLNSKSVDYRNFDYSQNTCFVLGAEKWGLSNELISMVDQSIFIPMRGMVQSLNVSVAASILLFEAVRQRKNKGILPANGEGLNMDEYQKTLFEWCYPELAAVYKKSAKKYPKLNDQGELDPVTDN; this is encoded by the coding sequence ATGTCAATTTTGCCAAGAAGATTTGAACGAATCAAAAGTGTTTTAGATTGCAGAATGAAAAACTTGACTGTTTTAGTTGAGGATGTCAATAAACCACATAATTTATCTGCGATATTAAGGACATGTGATGCGGCAGGAGTTTTTGAAGCAAATTTTATTAGCAAAACGAATGCCGTTAAGACTTTTAATAGTACTGCTCAAGGAAGTCAAAAATGGGTAAAACTGAATAATCATGAAAACACTATCAAGGCAATATCTGATTTAAAGAATAAGGGTTTTAAATTATATGGAACGACTCTTAATAGTAAATCAGTAGATTATAGAAATTTTGATTATTCTCAAAATACATGTTTTGTTTTAGGAGCAGAAAAATGGGGACTAAGTAATGAACTTATATCAATGGTTGATCAATCAATTTTTATACCTATGAGAGGTATGGTTCAATCTCTGAATGTTTCAGTTGCTGCTTCTATATTATTATTTGAAGCTGTTCGCCAAAGAAAAAATAAAGGTATATTGCCCGCTAATGGAGAAGGGTTAAATATGGATGAATATCAAAAAACACTTTTTGAATGGTGTTACCCAGAATTAGCTGCGGTGTATAAAAAATCAGCTAAAAAATATCCAAAGTTGAATGATCAAGGAGAACTTGATCCTGTTACAGATAACTAA
- a CDS encoding thiol-disulfide oxidoreductase DCC family protein: MKNKLTFLFDGGCPLCLRETNFLKKRDTFNQIAFIDINSKDYDQSLFNDISYSEAMSNLHGIIENGEIIRGLDVLAYSYELVGLGWVYYPLKIKLLSPLLKLVYRYWAKYRLQITGRSDIEKLCTSQCEQ; encoded by the coding sequence ATGAAAAATAAATTAACCTTTTTATTCGATGGTGGTTGTCCACTTTGTTTGAGAGAAACAAATTTTCTTAAAAAAAGAGATACCTTTAATCAAATTGCATTTATAGATATTAATAGTAAGGATTATGATCAAAGTCTTTTTAATGACATCTCATATTCAGAAGCTATGTCAAACCTGCATGGGATTATTGAAAATGGTGAAATTATTAGGGGACTAGATGTACTTGCATATTCTTATGAATTAGTTGGTTTAGGTTGGGTTTATTATCCCTTGAAGATTAAGCTCTTATCTCCATTATTGAAGTTGGTTTACAGATATTGGGCAAAATATAGACTTCAAATTACAGGTAGATCCGATATTGAAAAACTTTGTACCTCACAATGTGAACAATAA
- a CDS encoding TIGR03643 family protein, with the protein MESIDIDRIIEMCWEDRTPFEAIEYQFGLKEEDAIKIMRQNLKPKSFKVWRKRVSGRNTKHMALKDSTRFKSTHKRKL; encoded by the coding sequence ATGGAAAGTATCGATATAGACAGAATAATAGAAATGTGTTGGGAAGATAGAACACCCTTTGAAGCTATCGAGTATCAATTTGGTTTAAAAGAGGAAGATGCGATAAAAATTATGCGTCAAAATCTTAAACCCAAATCTTTCAAAGTTTGGAGGAAGAGAGTTTCGGGAAGAAATACAAAACATATGGCCCTTAAAGATTCAACTAGATTTAAATCTACTCATAAAAGAAAATTATAA
- a CDS encoding DUF2256 domain-containing protein has protein sequence MKNLSTKTCPVCNRPFEWRKKWKNCWDDVIYCSKRCSNRKSQR, from the coding sequence TTGAAAAATCTTTCTACTAAAACTTGTCCTGTTTGCAATAGGCCGTTTGAGTGGCGTAAAAAATGGAAAAACTGTTGGGATGATGTTATCTACTGTTCAAAAAGATGCAGTAACAGGAAGTCGCAAAGATGA
- a CDS encoding cryptochrome/photolyase family protein, which produces MKQVSIIFPNQLFRESPILKINCEVLILEDSLFFGNDKFHKLINHKNKLVFHRASMLAYKNYLEISGFKVLYIENKNNFSTIDYLSEFIKNKYQKINLINPHDFLIMKRINNFVESNNLALNILPSPMFMSSEDLKDLFASNVKKPLMGRFYENQRKSQKILVNPDDTPEGGKWSFDEMNRKKLPKKINIPDTPKLQKNKFVVNAERSLANFDIEFIGESHNFLYPTNFEEADQWLNDFFKHKFFLFGDYEDAIAKENSFLWHSLLSPLLNSGLLTPDVVVNKALLFAKNNNVPINSLEGFIRQIIGWREFICLVYKKYGTKMRNSNFWNFEDKPIPKSFYQGNTGIEPVDVVIKNIIKFGYCHHIERLMIVGNFMLLCRIHPNQVYKWFMEMFIDSYDWVMVPNVYGMSQFSDGGIFSTKPYISSSNYVKKMSNFKSGPWCEIWDGLFWKFIKDNESFFRKQYRLAMLTRNLDKMSEEKLNNHLKTADNFLKDIQ; this is translated from the coding sequence ATGAAACAAGTATCAATTATTTTCCCGAATCAACTTTTTAGAGAAAGCCCAATCTTAAAAATAAATTGTGAAGTTTTGATTTTGGAAGACTCATTATTTTTTGGAAATGATAAATTTCATAAATTAATTAACCATAAAAATAAGTTAGTTTTTCATAGAGCATCTATGCTAGCTTATAAAAATTATTTAGAAATATCTGGCTTTAAAGTTTTATATATCGAAAACAAGAATAATTTTTCTACAATTGATTACTTATCGGAATTTATTAAAAATAAGTATCAGAAAATAAATCTCATTAACCCTCATGATTTTTTAATTATGAAGAGGATTAATAATTTTGTTGAAAGTAATAATTTAGCTTTAAATATTTTGCCTTCTCCTATGTTTATGAGCAGTGAAGATTTAAAAGATTTATTTGCATCAAATGTAAAAAAACCTCTTATGGGGCGATTTTATGAGAATCAAAGAAAGAGCCAAAAAATATTAGTTAATCCTGATGATACACCTGAAGGTGGTAAATGGAGTTTCGATGAAATGAATAGAAAAAAATTACCAAAAAAAATAAATATACCCGATACACCTAAATTACAAAAAAATAAATTTGTAGTTAATGCAGAAAGGTCATTAGCCAATTTTGATATTGAGTTTATTGGAGAAAGTCATAACTTTTTATATCCAACTAATTTTGAAGAGGCAGATCAATGGTTAAATGATTTTTTTAAACATAAATTTTTCTTATTTGGAGATTATGAGGATGCTATTGCTAAAGAAAATTCTTTTTTATGGCACAGTTTACTTTCTCCTCTTTTAAATAGCGGCTTATTAACCCCAGATGTAGTAGTAAATAAAGCATTACTTTTTGCAAAAAATAATAATGTTCCTATTAACTCTTTAGAGGGTTTTATTCGTCAAATTATTGGATGGAGAGAATTTATTTGCCTCGTCTATAAAAAGTACGGAACAAAGATGCGAAATAGTAATTTCTGGAATTTTGAAGATAAGCCAATTCCAAAATCTTTTTATCAAGGAAATACAGGAATTGAACCAGTAGACGTTGTTATAAAAAATATTATTAAATTTGGTTATTGTCATCATATTGAGAGGCTAATGATTGTTGGCAACTTTATGCTTCTATGTAGAATTCACCCAAACCAAGTTTATAAATGGTTTATGGAAATGTTTATTGATTCCTATGATTGGGTTATGGTCCCAAATGTTTACGGAATGAGTCAGTTTAGTGATGGTGGTATCTTTTCAACAAAGCCATATATATCAAGCTCCAATTATGTAAAAAAAATGTCTAATTTTAAAAGTGGCCCATGGTGTGAAATATGGGACGGCTTATTTTGGAAATTTATTAAAGATAATGAAAGCTTTTTTAGAAAGCAATATCGTCTGGCAATGTTAACTAGAAATCTTGACAAAATGTCAGAGGAAAAATTAAATAATCACTTAAAAACGGCCGATAATTTTTTAAAAGATATTCAATAA